Proteins encoded in a region of the Paenibacillus sp. E222 genome:
- a CDS encoding aminoglycoside phosphotransferase family protein, with translation MIEITNELVRQLVDSQFPKWKGLTITPVEKSGHDNRTYRLGDEMTIRLPSHERYASAVEKELKWLPVFQPQLSLPIPAPIAKGEPSDEYPLPWSINQWIAGETVSHTNVLDLSVFAEDLATFLRELQAIDASYGIPAGIQNFHRGGNLSVYDTDTRTVIEKVSGQYDSKLITEIWELALATNYQASPLWLHGDVAVGNLLVQDGRLCGVIDFGTMGVGDPSSDLVMAWNFFDDVSRNIFLNCMNVDQDTVDRARGWALWKALISYDWNEQGSETSNWGKRVIDFIIRDYTSL, from the coding sequence ATGATTGAAATTACGAATGAACTGGTTCGTCAATTAGTCGATAGTCAATTTCCGAAGTGGAAGGGTTTAACGATAACACCTGTAGAAAAAAGCGGGCACGATAACCGCACCTATCGATTGGGAGACGAAATGACGATTCGTTTACCGAGTCACGAACGTTACGCCTCTGCTGTAGAAAAAGAACTGAAGTGGCTTCCAGTTTTCCAACCTCAACTGTCCTTGCCCATTCCAGCTCCCATTGCCAAAGGTGAGCCCTCGGACGAATATCCCCTTCCCTGGTCAATCAACCAATGGATCGCAGGCGAGACCGTCTCGCATACTAACGTACTCGATCTCAGCGTATTTGCCGAAGACCTCGCTACATTTCTAAGGGAACTCCAAGCCATTGATGCTAGTTACGGTATACCCGCAGGCATTCAAAATTTTCATCGCGGCGGAAACTTATCGGTCTACGATACAGATACAAGGACCGTCATTGAAAAGGTATCCGGCCAATACGATTCAAAGCTCATCACTGAAATATGGGAGCTTGCGCTGGCAACGAATTATCAGGCGTCCCCGTTATGGCTCCATGGTGATGTTGCAGTAGGCAATCTGCTCGTGCAAGATGGACGACTATGCGGAGTCATTGATTTTGGAACTATGGGCGTGGGCGATCCTTCAAGTGATCTTGTAATGGCATGGAACTTTTTTGATGATGTAAGTCGTAATATATTCTTAAACTGCATGAATGTTGACCAAGATACGGTTGATCGTGCCCGTGGTTGGGCTTTGTGGAAAGCACTCATCTCCTACGATTGGAATGAACAAGGATCGGAAACCTCGAATTGGGGAAAGCGTGTCATAGATTTCATTATTCGTGACTATACATCGCTCTAA
- a CDS encoding GNAT family N-acetyltransferase codes for MNIKIELVPRERSQVIRHLMQFYLYDFTKYLNIDVDSNGIFPEYPGLDAFWSEEDRKFPFLITSDEAPAGFALVERCEPGSKDNDYYLTEFFVMQKYRRSGVGTRAAYELFERFPGRWKVTQVRNNVIAQAFWRKIIGEYTGGRFREKFHPELGNPSQFFVT; via the coding sequence ATGAATATAAAAATAGAGCTGGTTCCCCGGGAACGCAGTCAGGTGATTCGGCACTTAATGCAATTTTATCTGTATGATTTTACTAAATATTTGAATATTGATGTGGATAGTAACGGTATTTTCCCGGAGTATCCCGGATTGGACGCTTTTTGGTCAGAGGAAGACCGCAAGTTTCCTTTTTTGATTACAAGTGATGAGGCACCAGCAGGGTTTGCATTAGTAGAGCGTTGTGAACCTGGCAGCAAAGATAATGACTACTACTTGACCGAGTTTTTTGTAATGCAGAAATACCGGCGTAGTGGAGTGGGTACCCGGGCCGCTTATGAGCTGTTTGAACGTTTTCCTGGAAGGTGGAAAGTAACCCAGGTGCGGAACAATGTCATTGCTCAGGCATTCTGGCGAAAAATCATTGGAGAATACACGGGAGGCCGCTTTCGTGAGAAATTTCATCCTGAACTGGGGAACCCGAGTCAGTTCTTCGTAACCTGA
- a CDS encoding ABC-2 family transporter protein — translation MSGRRLYTAVFSMGVQQSMEYRFHFFLGLLGSAFPILVQYFIWTAVYQHSGETALFSYSYHQIILYTILAGLVSKLIATQFEHQIVDDIKNGGLNKYLIKPVSYFGYRLVSFFGQKAIYYGVTAVLLVGIIWISSAGGVLEFQVIRLILFVVTLSGALLLNFLISYCICASAFYLNEISYFFVITSLLVNILSGGMFPLEIFGDSIVEALQYTPFPYTIYFPVNVLSGKTEVAAMYQGLLIQFGWILLFFWLSRLTWRISMKKYSAVGG, via the coding sequence ATGAGTGGACGCAGATTGTATACGGCTGTATTTTCGATGGGTGTGCAGCAATCGATGGAATACCGATTTCACTTCTTTCTCGGTCTTCTCGGCTCCGCGTTTCCGATTCTTGTTCAGTATTTTATATGGACAGCGGTGTACCAGCACTCCGGGGAAACGGCATTATTCTCGTATTCATATCATCAGATCATTTTGTATACGATCTTGGCGGGTTTGGTCTCCAAGCTGATCGCTACCCAGTTCGAGCACCAGATTGTCGATGATATCAAGAACGGCGGTCTCAATAAGTATTTGATCAAACCGGTCAGCTACTTCGGATATCGGCTGGTATCCTTTTTCGGACAGAAGGCGATCTATTACGGTGTTACAGCGGTGCTTCTTGTCGGGATTATCTGGATCTCATCTGCGGGTGGTGTGCTTGAGTTCCAGGTCATACGGCTGATCTTGTTCGTCGTTACGTTGTCGGGGGCGCTTTTGCTCAATTTCTTGATCTCCTACTGTATCTGTGCAAGTGCTTTTTATCTAAATGAAATCTCTTATTTTTTCGTTATTACGAGTCTGCTTGTGAATATTCTGAGCGGAGGTATGTTCCCATTAGAGATTTTCGGGGATTCGATCGTGGAGGCACTTCAGTACACGCCGTTTCCATATACCATTTATTTTCCAGTCAATGTGCTCAGCGGCAAAACGGAGGTGGCGGCGATGTATCAAGGATTGCTCATCCAGTTCGGCTGGATACTCCTGTTCTTCTGGCTATCCCGTCTAACGTGGCGCATATCCATGAAGAAATATTCAGCGGTTGGGGGGTAG
- a CDS encoding ATP-binding cassette domain-containing protein translates to MDFIRVRELHKSFVYYRKEAGLKHSLKNLFARKSLVKEAVKSVSFDIGPGECVGFLGPNGAGKTTTLKMLSGILYPTSGEADVLGYVPWERKNEFKRLFSIVMGQKNQLWWDLPASDSIYLNKCIYDVEDDVYRRILAELSEMLDVQDLLDVQVRRLSLGERMKMELIAALIHRPKLLYLDEPTIGLDFPSQKRVREFLKYYNEQFGATILLTSHYMKDVEDLCKRTIIINEGTLLYDGDLHKINDLFGEHKIVKLQFSEPVAEQRLAKFGKIISADDYSVVLELPKHRLKEVSRAMLDSFPIVDWTIEDVPIEESISMLYQKESVG, encoded by the coding sequence ATGGACTTTATCCGTGTACGAGAACTGCACAAATCGTTCGTATATTACCGGAAAGAAGCAGGACTCAAACATTCACTGAAAAACCTGTTTGCTCGCAAATCACTTGTGAAGGAAGCGGTTAAATCCGTTTCCTTTGATATCGGCCCCGGAGAGTGCGTTGGATTTCTGGGACCGAACGGAGCAGGTAAAACCACAACGCTCAAAATGTTGTCGGGCATTCTATATCCGACAAGCGGAGAAGCCGACGTACTGGGATATGTGCCTTGGGAGCGAAAGAACGAGTTCAAACGGCTGTTCTCCATTGTAATGGGTCAGAAAAATCAACTTTGGTGGGACCTTCCCGCCAGCGATTCGATTTATTTGAACAAATGTATATATGACGTCGAGGATGATGTCTATCGTCGAATTCTTGCCGAACTGTCAGAGATGCTTGATGTGCAAGATCTGCTGGATGTACAGGTTCGCAGACTGTCCTTGGGTGAACGTATGAAAATGGAGCTAATCGCTGCTCTGATCCACCGACCGAAGCTGCTGTATCTCGACGAGCCGACGATCGGCCTGGATTTCCCCTCTCAGAAGAGGGTGCGGGAATTTCTGAAATACTATAATGAGCAGTTTGGCGCCACGATCCTGCTAACGAGCCACTACATGAAGGACGTGGAGGACCTGTGCAAGCGAACAATTATCATTAATGAAGGAACTCTTCTGTATGACGGAGATCTTCATAAGATTAACGATCTGTTTGGCGAGCACAAAATTGTAAAGCTGCAGTTCTCGGAGCCGGTTGCCGAGCAGCGGCTGGCCAAATTCGGAAAAATAATCAGCGCAGACGACTACAGTGTTGTTCTGGAGCTGCCCAAGCACCGACTAAAAGAAGTGTCACGTGCTATGCTCGATTCGTTTCCGATTGTTGACTGGACGATTGAGGACGTGCCGATCGAGGAGAGTATCTCCATGCTCTACCAAAAGGAATCCGTCGGATGA
- the mobB gene encoding molybdopterin-guanine dinucleotide biosynthesis protein B — MAETSITSPHIMQIVGYKNTGKSTLIAALTRSLTFAGRKVAVIKHDGHDHFEMDHEGTDSYSFAQAGADAVVVLSEKRTALIERQATSLEDMINYLSRYDWILIEGYKQAPYPKLVMVREEKDLSLMETLQDAVGIVSWLTDDKRECVEKSGDLVWHSVHEAEDIARWLVSLECHEEKRRL, encoded by the coding sequence ATGGCTGAAACAAGCATCACTTCACCACATATCATGCAGATTGTTGGATATAAAAACACAGGCAAAAGCACTTTAATTGCTGCGCTTACCAGGTCCCTTACCTTTGCTGGACGAAAAGTGGCTGTAATTAAACATGATGGACATGATCATTTTGAGATGGATCACGAAGGAACCGATTCCTACAGCTTTGCTCAGGCAGGGGCTGATGCAGTCGTTGTTTTGTCAGAGAAACGTACCGCACTCATTGAAAGACAAGCAACGTCGTTGGAAGACATGATAAACTATCTGTCAAGGTATGACTGGATTCTAATTGAGGGATACAAACAAGCTCCTTACCCCAAATTGGTCATGGTCCGTGAAGAGAAAGATCTCTCTCTAATGGAGACGTTACAGGATGCAGTCGGGATTGTTTCATGGCTGACGGATGACAAGAGGGAATGTGTGGAGAAAAGTGGGGATCTCGTTTGGCATTCTGTTCATGAGGCAGAGGATATAGCAAGATGGCTGGTTTCGCTTGAATGTCATGAAGAGAAAAGAAGATTATGA
- the nrdF gene encoding class 1b ribonucleoside-diphosphate reductase subunit beta: MPAIQAVNWNRADDDFTLMFWNQNIMQFWTDDEIPLSDDKMTWGMLSDVEKDAYMKVLGGLTLLDTIQGGVGMPQIMEHVDGLQRKAVLSFMAMMEQIHAKSYSSIFTTLASTEEIDSVFKWVEENPYLQTKATIIRQYYMNIETSKDLYMAMAASVLLESYLFYSGFFYPLYLAGQGKLTCSGEIIDLILRDESIHGVYVGVLAQEIYASFDETQRNDVYQGLVDLVQLLHQNELKYTKELYTPIHLTEEVEAFLRYNANKAMMNLGFEPLFEDEEVNPIVLNGISTHTKQHDFFSKKGNGYIRTLNVEPLTDDDFKFE, encoded by the coding sequence ATGCCGGCAATTCAAGCTGTGAACTGGAATCGGGCGGATGATGATTTCACCCTGATGTTCTGGAATCAGAATATTATGCAATTTTGGACCGATGACGAGATTCCTTTATCCGATGATAAAATGACCTGGGGCATGCTCAGTGATGTAGAAAAAGACGCTTATATGAAAGTTTTGGGAGGCTTAACCCTTCTGGATACAATCCAGGGCGGTGTAGGTATGCCGCAGATTATGGAGCATGTCGATGGACTGCAACGCAAAGCTGTACTTAGTTTTATGGCGATGATGGAACAAATTCATGCGAAATCATACAGCAGTATTTTTACCACGTTGGCATCAACCGAAGAAATTGACAGTGTATTTAAATGGGTGGAAGAAAATCCATATCTGCAAACCAAAGCGACGATTATACGTCAGTATTACATGAATATTGAAACTTCAAAAGATCTGTATATGGCTATGGCGGCCTCCGTTCTTTTGGAAAGTTATTTGTTTTACAGCGGATTTTTCTATCCACTCTATTTAGCTGGACAAGGCAAACTCACATGCAGTGGTGAGATCATTGATCTGATTCTAAGGGATGAAAGTATTCACGGTGTATATGTGGGCGTGCTGGCCCAGGAAATATACGCAAGCTTTGATGAAACGCAGCGGAACGATGTGTATCAAGGTTTGGTTGATCTAGTACAGCTTCTTCATCAAAATGAGTTGAAATATACGAAGGAATTATATACCCCTATTCATTTGACCGAAGAAGTCGAAGCATTCCTTCGTTATAACGCTAACAAAGCGATGATGAACCTCGGTTTTGAGCCATTATTTGAAGACGAGGAAGTCAACCCGATTGTATTAAATGGAATCAGTACACATACCAAACAGCATGACTTTTTCTCTAAAAAAGGCAACGGGTATATTCGTACTCTGAATGTAGAACCTCTGACGGATGATGATTTCAAATTTGAATAA
- a CDS encoding aldo/keto reductase, with protein sequence MELRNYGNTGMKVSTLGFGGAEIGKDVSKADVEILLNSALDAGLNVIDTAECYGDSEELIGDVLSHRRDDYYLFTKCGHAAGIDGPDWDAKVLEQTIDRSLRRLKTEYVDVIHLHSCSEEVLRQGAVIEVLQRAKEAGKTRFIGYSGDTTDALYAIQTGVFDSLETSLNIADQEAIELTLPEARKRNMGVIAKRPIANAAWTYDSLSEEAYPYVYWKRLTELGYGFLGEDAQTAVETALRFTLSTKGVDTAIVGTAKPNRWQQNADLVAKGALSKELYDEIRERWKEIAGADWIGRT encoded by the coding sequence ATGGAACTGCGTAATTACGGAAACACTGGCATGAAAGTAAGTACACTTGGGTTTGGTGGAGCGGAGATCGGAAAGGACGTATCCAAAGCAGATGTAGAAATATTGCTAAACAGTGCGTTGGATGCAGGGTTAAACGTCATTGACACGGCTGAATGTTATGGGGATAGTGAAGAGTTAATTGGAGATGTGCTATCACATCGCAGAGATGATTATTATTTGTTTACCAAATGTGGACATGCCGCCGGGATCGATGGCCCGGATTGGGACGCCAAAGTACTAGAGCAAACGATTGACCGTAGCCTTAGAAGACTAAAAACGGAATACGTGGATGTCATCCACCTTCATAGTTGCTCTGAAGAAGTACTTCGGCAAGGAGCGGTTATAGAAGTGCTGCAGCGAGCCAAGGAAGCTGGGAAAACAAGGTTTATTGGATATAGCGGCGATACAACGGATGCCCTTTATGCCATTCAGACAGGTGTGTTCGACAGCTTGGAAACCTCGCTGAACATTGCAGATCAGGAAGCTATCGAACTGACGTTGCCTGAGGCAAGAAAGAGAAATATGGGTGTTATCGCCAAACGTCCCATTGCCAATGCGGCATGGACGTATGACTCGCTTTCAGAAGAAGCGTATCCCTATGTATACTGGAAACGCTTAACTGAACTTGGTTATGGTTTTCTGGGTGAAGATGCACAAACAGCCGTTGAAACGGCTTTACGTTTTACGCTCAGTACAAAAGGGGTAGACACGGCAATTGTGGGTACAGCTAAACCTAACCGTTGGCAGCAAAATGCGGATCTCGTCGCCAAAGGAGCTCTGAGTAAGGAGTTATATGACGAGATTAGAGAACGTTGGAAAGAAATAGCGGGAGCTGACTGGATTGGACGAACTTGA
- a CDS encoding ABC transporter permease, which produces MFRAMRKYAHLYGMFIKNCLIAQMEFRGNFMMSLLVESVYLLAKLLYVLVVFRTDLHVDGIPPEGLLLFIGMHTVVTGMYVGLFFTNFTKIPEYIKDGSLDLMLTKPVSLQFMASLRYVDLALPIPDILVGFVMIGIGWHAMDIPLTFLQLVGFMLLLFVSVIITYCLMIIPALLSFRFVQTGSASEIAHSAWDANNFPMAIYPTWVRRIGTFVIPLFLITNFGPLFLLGQLSWLYTGLALVASLILFTVIRLLWKQAVKGYSSASS; this is translated from the coding sequence ATGTTTAGAGCCATGAGAAAATACGCACATTTGTATGGCATGTTCATTAAAAATTGTCTCATTGCCCAGATGGAGTTTCGAGGCAATTTCATGATGAGCCTGCTCGTGGAATCCGTCTACCTGCTCGCCAAACTGTTATATGTACTCGTTGTGTTCCGTACCGATCTTCACGTCGATGGCATACCACCGGAAGGGCTGCTTCTATTTATAGGCATGCACACCGTGGTGACAGGCATGTATGTCGGGCTGTTTTTTACCAATTTTACGAAAATTCCGGAATATATTAAGGACGGCTCGCTTGATCTAATGCTAACGAAGCCGGTTTCTCTTCAATTTATGGCTTCTTTGCGTTATGTCGATCTGGCGCTGCCAATCCCCGATATTTTAGTTGGTTTCGTCATGATTGGCATTGGCTGGCATGCGATGGACATCCCCCTGACGTTTCTCCAGCTAGTCGGGTTTATGCTGCTGTTATTCGTCTCCGTTATCATCACATACTGTCTAATGATTATCCCTGCATTGCTGTCATTTCGGTTCGTTCAGACGGGCTCTGCATCGGAGATCGCTCATTCCGCTTGGGACGCCAACAATTTTCCAATGGCGATATACCCAACTTGGGTCCGGCGGATCGGTACCTTTGTCATTCCGCTGTTCCTGATTACCAACTTCGGACCGCTGTTCCTGCTAGGACAGCTCAGCTGGCTCTATACAGGACTGGCGCTGGTCGCTTCGCTGATACTCTTCACAGTTATACGATTGCTCTGGAAACAGGCTGTGAAGGGATATAGCAGTGCAAGCAGTTAA
- a CDS encoding acyl carrier protein, which yields MYDKIVDILCAIKEDQPELRQSLSPATDLNNDIGLDSLQMIQFMLKVEDQLNVIIDYDEFDYEHLQSIDTFITFLKSCQSQEQLLYEDVQN from the coding sequence ATGTACGATAAAATCGTAGATATTTTGTGCGCTATCAAAGAAGACCAACCGGAACTACGCCAATCCCTGTCCCCAGCAACGGATCTGAATAACGATATTGGTCTCGATTCTCTGCAAATGATCCAGTTTATGCTCAAAGTCGAGGATCAATTGAACGTAATTATTGACTATGACGAATTCGATTATGAACATCTTCAGTCGATCGACACATTTATAACCTTTCTGAAAAGCTGCCAGTCGCAAGAGCAATTATTGTACGAAGATGTCCAGAATTGA
- a CDS encoding radical SAM protein, producing MQPKTAVTFDKLTFQNMKRTLVPLAETGRKRREDPTYAAPVPYEIGIKLNNGCNLRCKHCFEWNPDGFHHGFASEVKRDEIEIPVVEKLLAETRERKSRVFLWGGEPLFYSKFDELAELLAKEDRHTTICTNAILIEQKLDSILKMSKNLVMLVSLEGFEKENDAIRGKGTFKKVIHAIQLLLDLQKQGLYKGKVSVALTVNDQMVDQLYSLMEFFEELGVDSVYFCFPWYIPSDTAEKMDTYFDAHFPHLASRFASDHKNSWHSFTFHISPDRYDTLIEEFKRVNSRVWNVRIRYQPALEPEEVEDFIRGSEKPAMNRTKCFSISNRMDVMPDGKVNPCKFFPEFSVGNLYEESVTDIFHGEDLRKQREVLACGLTPICSKCVLLYNNGV from the coding sequence ATGCAGCCGAAAACAGCAGTTACGTTTGATAAGCTGACATTCCAAAATATGAAAAGAACCCTCGTTCCGCTCGCCGAAACGGGAAGGAAACGCCGGGAGGACCCGACATATGCCGCACCCGTGCCTTATGAGATCGGAATCAAGCTTAATAACGGCTGTAACCTTCGCTGCAAACATTGCTTTGAATGGAATCCAGATGGCTTCCATCACGGCTTTGCCAGTGAAGTGAAAAGAGACGAAATCGAGATTCCCGTCGTGGAGAAACTGCTCGCCGAAACGAGAGAACGCAAATCACGTGTGTTCCTGTGGGGCGGAGAACCGCTATTCTACTCCAAGTTCGATGAACTGGCAGAACTGCTGGCTAAGGAAGACCGGCATACAACCATTTGTACAAACGCAATTCTCATTGAACAAAAGCTGGATTCCATTTTGAAAATGTCTAAGAATTTAGTCATGCTGGTCAGCCTGGAAGGATTCGAGAAGGAGAATGACGCGATTCGGGGCAAAGGCACGTTCAAAAAAGTGATTCACGCCATACAGCTGCTGTTGGATCTGCAAAAGCAGGGCTTGTACAAAGGCAAAGTGTCCGTAGCTCTGACCGTAAATGACCAGATGGTTGATCAGTTGTATAGCTTGATGGAATTCTTTGAAGAGTTGGGTGTTGATTCCGTGTACTTCTGCTTCCCATGGTACATCCCTTCCGATACGGCGGAAAAAATGGACACCTACTTTGATGCGCACTTTCCGCACCTGGCCTCCCGCTTTGCGAGCGACCACAAGAACAGCTGGCACTCTTTCACGTTTCACATCTCACCGGATCGTTACGACACATTAATCGAGGAATTTAAACGAGTTAATTCACGAGTGTGGAATGTACGTATCCGCTATCAGCCTGCGCTGGAGCCCGAAGAGGTAGAAGATTTTATTCGGGGTAGCGAAAAGCCGGCCATGAATCGGACCAAGTGTTTTTCGATCTCCAATCGGATGGACGTGATGCCAGACGGTAAGGTCAATCCATGCAAATTTTTTCCGGAATTCAGTGTCGGTAATTTATATGAAGAAAGTGTGACCGATATTTTCCACGGTGAGGATCTGCGAAAACAACGCGAGGTTCTGGCCTGCGGCCTGACACCGATTTGCTCCAAATGCGTGCTTTTGTATAACAACGGAGTTTAA
- the xerS gene encoding tyrosine recombinase XerS, whose protein sequence is MTNVQKEIDRRKLDDKLPSMPWFVQQFIDYKLPDLSPSTLLEYLRDYEAFFGWLRAEGLSEASSNKEVTLTELEVLRMESVTSYRLFLATKREGANSRITVSRKLSSLRSLFHYLSQIAEDEDFYPLLKRNIMAKIEIKRTHKPKDTAAKLKGKLLEEEELLEFIGYILEGYAVDMEKNKQAIYSHELNKERDACIASLILNSGLRVSEVVNLNVDDLDLNNKLLYVYRKGNNDETFKTPVYFREQAKDELATYINLRQSRYRTPKREKGLFIALRNGDSEGSRMTKRAIQAMIMKYAKQFGKPYLTVHKLRHSFATDYYLQNDIYKTKEQLGHASTETTEIYAHLTDKTMSEAIERRTDDGM, encoded by the coding sequence TTGACCAATGTGCAAAAAGAGATCGACCGACGCAAGCTGGATGACAAACTGCCTTCCATGCCGTGGTTCGTTCAGCAATTCATTGACTATAAATTACCCGACTTATCTCCTTCTACGCTGCTTGAATATTTAAGGGATTACGAAGCTTTCTTTGGCTGGTTGCGTGCGGAAGGATTATCCGAGGCAAGCTCCAATAAGGAAGTTACATTGACTGAGCTGGAAGTCCTTCGAATGGAATCAGTAACATCTTATCGATTATTTCTGGCCACCAAGCGTGAAGGAGCCAACTCCAGAATCACGGTATCCCGCAAGCTTTCTTCCCTTCGTTCGCTCTTTCATTATTTGAGTCAGATTGCAGAAGATGAAGATTTCTACCCCCTGCTGAAACGAAACATTATGGCGAAGATTGAGATCAAACGCACCCATAAACCCAAAGATACAGCAGCCAAACTAAAGGGTAAACTTCTGGAGGAAGAAGAGTTACTGGAATTTATCGGATACATCCTTGAAGGATATGCCGTAGATATGGAAAAGAACAAACAGGCAATTTACTCACATGAGCTAAACAAAGAACGAGATGCCTGTATCGCCAGTCTCATTCTGAATTCGGGTTTGCGTGTATCTGAAGTGGTGAACCTGAACGTGGATGATCTGGATCTCAACAATAAGCTGCTGTATGTATATCGCAAAGGTAATAATGATGAGACGTTTAAGACGCCCGTGTATTTTAGAGAACAAGCCAAGGATGAACTCGCAACTTATATCAATCTGCGCCAATCACGTTACCGTACACCCAAACGGGAAAAAGGGCTGTTTATCGCTCTTCGCAATGGAGATTCAGAAGGAAGTCGGATGACCAAACGGGCCATACAGGCTATGATCATGAAGTACGCCAAACAATTCGGCAAGCCGTATCTGACTGTTCATAAATTGCGCCATTCTTTTGCCACAGACTATTATTTGCAAAATGATATCTATAAAACGAAGGAACAGCTTGGACACGCTTCTACGGAAACAACCGAAATTTACGCGCACCTCACGGATAAAACGATGTCTGAAGCCATTGAACGTCGCACAGATGATGGGATGTAG